In the genome of Mytilus edulis chromosome 3, xbMytEdul2.2, whole genome shotgun sequence, one region contains:
- the LOC139516372 gene encoding protein numb-like isoform X5, producing MERLKKRLSFRKKKDHVPECSKPHQWQEDEKKVRDGTCSFQVRYLGCMEVYESRGMQVCEEAVKTLKSQCKGKYQRAILYVSGDALRVVDEISKSMIVDQTIEKVSFCAPDRNHEKGFAYICRDGTTRRWMCHGFLAVKESVSGERLSHAVGCAFAICLERKQKRDKDVTTNVTVSFNQDKTSFTRMGSFRQATLTEKIVDPQSAIIAEPVPVRSVDNPFAVGRPKATNDMLIRQGSFRGFEKLQDSSPFKRTTSLRLSDLPSTLQRQNAITDTSPPRHPGAGVSEPIQEMSPTKEQEESISQLCKQLSQGLSALSNDDPFSSNFRSSQSNHTSPAFQKAPQQNTPHTAYTKQPAPQPGTQTNPWAPTWPQQTSTNPFSVPQGSVTNGVPQPPPRVQQHMRSHSIDSGEMSGFPRQYNKPSLSEMSGQRSFQQNGSAWSSSSAAAQSVDPFDVAWAAKTTSKQSNPFSAKV from the exons ATGGAAAGATTAAAGAAAAGACTGAGTTTTCGGAAAAAGAAAGACCATGTACCAGAATGCTCAAAACCACATCAGTGGCAAGAAGATGAGAAAAAAGTTAGAGATGGAACATGTAGTTTTCAAGTGCGG TATTTAGGTTGTATGGAAGTGTATGAATCTAGGGGCATGCAGGTTTGTGAAGAAGCTGTTAAAACACTCAAGTCA CAATGTAAAGGAAAATACCAGAGAGCAATATTGTATGTATCTGGTGATGCATTACGAGTTGTGGATGAAATAAGCAAG aGCATGATTGTAGATCAGACTATAGAAAAGGTGTCGTTCTGTGCTCCAGATAGAAACCATGAGAAAGGATTTGCTTACATTTGTCGTGACGGAACAACACGACGATGGATGTGCCATGGCTTCTTGGCCGTCAAGGAGTCCGTAAGT GGTGAAAGACTGAGCCATGCTGTGGGCTGCGCATTTGCTATATGTTTAGAACGTAAACAGAAAAGGGACAAAGATGTGACAACTAACGTTACAGTGTCCTTCAACCAAGACAAAACCAGTTTTACACGAATGGGATCCTTCCGTCAAGCTACCTTAACAGAAAAAATTGTTGACCCACAAAGTGCTATTATAGCTG aaCCTGTTCCTGTAAGATCAGTAGATAACCCTTTTGCGGTTGGGCGACCCAAAGCAACAAATGATATGTTGATAAGGCAGGGATCATTCAGAGGGTTTGAGAAGCTTCAAGATTCATCCCCTTTCAAAAGAACAACTTCACTACGTCTAAGTGACCTACCATCAACATTACAAAGACAAAACGCCATAACGGACACTTCACCTCCAAGACATCCTGGTGCTG GTGTAAGTGAACCAATACAAGAAATGTCACCAACAAAAGAACAAGAGGAATCTATATCTCAACTGTGTAAACAGTTGTCACAAGGGTTATCTGCCCTTAGTAATGATGATCCATTTTCCAGCAATTTTCGGTCTTCACAATCAAATCATACTTCACCTGCATTCCAGAAAGCACCACAACAAAATACTCCACACACAG CATATACAAAGCAACCAGCACCACAACCTGGTACCCAAACAAATCCTTGGGCTCCTACTTGGCCCCAACAGACTTCTACAAACCCCTTTTCTGTGCCTCAAGGATCTGTGACTAATGGTGTTCCACAACCTCCCCCAAGGGTACAACAACATATGCGTAGTCATTCCATAGACAGTGGGGAAATGTCAGGATTTCCCCGGCAATATAATAAACCATCACTTTCGGAAATGTCCGGTCAACGAAGTTTTCAACAAAATGGTAGTGCTTGGTCTTCATCGTCCGCGGCGGCACAAAGCGTAGACCCTTTCGATGTGGCATGGGCAGCTAAGACTACTAGTAAACAAAGTAATCCTTTTTCAGCAAAGGTTTAA
- the LOC139516372 gene encoding protein numb-like isoform X4, giving the protein MERLKKRLSFRKKKDHVPECSKPHQWQEDEKKVRDGTCSFQVRYLGCMEVYESRGMQVCEEAVKTLKSQCKGKYQRAILYVSGDALRVVDEISKSMIVDQTIEKVSFCAPDRNHEKGFAYICRDGTTRRWMCHGFLAVKESFFRGRHKNRRSGERLSHAVGCAFAICLERKQKRDKDVTTNVTVSFNQDKTSFTRMGSFRQATLTEKIVDPQSAIIAEPVPVRSVDNPFAVGRPKATNDMLIRQGSFRGFEKLQDSSPFKRTTSLRLSDLPSTLQRQNAITDTSPPRHPGAGVSEPIQEMSPTKEQEESISQLCKQLSQGLSALSNDDPFSSNFRSSQSNHTSPAFQKAPQQNTPHTAYTKQPAPQPGTQTNPWAPTWPQQTSTNPFSVPQGSVTNGVPQPPPRVQQHMRSHSIDSGEMSGFPRQYNKPSLSEMSGQRSFQQNGSAWSSSSAAAQSVDPFDVAWAAKTTSKQSNPFSAKV; this is encoded by the exons ATGGAAAGATTAAAGAAAAGACTGAGTTTTCGGAAAAAGAAAGACCATGTACCAGAATGCTCAAAACCACATCAGTGGCAAGAAGATGAGAAAAAAGTTAGAGATGGAACATGTAGTTTTCAAGTGCGG TATTTAGGTTGTATGGAAGTGTATGAATCTAGGGGCATGCAGGTTTGTGAAGAAGCTGTTAAAACACTCAAGTCA CAATGTAAAGGAAAATACCAGAGAGCAATATTGTATGTATCTGGTGATGCATTACGAGTTGTGGATGAAATAAGCAAG aGCATGATTGTAGATCAGACTATAGAAAAGGTGTCGTTCTGTGCTCCAGATAGAAACCATGAGAAAGGATTTGCTTACATTTGTCGTGACGGAACAACACGACGATGGATGTGCCATGGCTTCTTGGCCGTCAAGGAGTCC ttCTTCAGAGGCAGACACAAAAATAGACGTTCT GGTGAAAGACTGAGCCATGCTGTGGGCTGCGCATTTGCTATATGTTTAGAACGTAAACAGAAAAGGGACAAAGATGTGACAACTAACGTTACAGTGTCCTTCAACCAAGACAAAACCAGTTTTACACGAATGGGATCCTTCCGTCAAGCTACCTTAACAGAAAAAATTGTTGACCCACAAAGTGCTATTATAGCTG aaCCTGTTCCTGTAAGATCAGTAGATAACCCTTTTGCGGTTGGGCGACCCAAAGCAACAAATGATATGTTGATAAGGCAGGGATCATTCAGAGGGTTTGAGAAGCTTCAAGATTCATCCCCTTTCAAAAGAACAACTTCACTACGTCTAAGTGACCTACCATCAACATTACAAAGACAAAACGCCATAACGGACACTTCACCTCCAAGACATCCTGGTGCTG GTGTAAGTGAACCAATACAAGAAATGTCACCAACAAAAGAACAAGAGGAATCTATATCTCAACTGTGTAAACAGTTGTCACAAGGGTTATCTGCCCTTAGTAATGATGATCCATTTTCCAGCAATTTTCGGTCTTCACAATCAAATCATACTTCACCTGCATTCCAGAAAGCACCACAACAAAATACTCCACACACAG CATATACAAAGCAACCAGCACCACAACCTGGTACCCAAACAAATCCTTGGGCTCCTACTTGGCCCCAACAGACTTCTACAAACCCCTTTTCTGTGCCTCAAGGATCTGTGACTAATGGTGTTCCACAACCTCCCCCAAGGGTACAACAACATATGCGTAGTCATTCCATAGACAGTGGGGAAATGTCAGGATTTCCCCGGCAATATAATAAACCATCACTTTCGGAAATGTCCGGTCAACGAAGTTTTCAACAAAATGGTAGTGCTTGGTCTTCATCGTCCGCGGCGGCACAAAGCGTAGACCCTTTCGATGTGGCATGGGCAGCTAAGACTACTAGTAAACAAAGTAATCCTTTTTCAGCAAAGGTTTAA
- the LOC139516372 gene encoding protein numb-like isoform X3, with translation MERLKKRLSFRKKKDHVPECSKPHQWQEDEKKVRDGTCSFQVRYLGCMEVYESRGMQVCEEAVKTLKSQCKGKYQRAILYVSGDALRVVDEISKSMIVDQTIEKVSFCAPDRNHEKGFAYICRDGTTRRWMCHGFLAVKESVSFFRGRHKNRRSGERLSHAVGCAFAICLERKQKRDKDVTTNVTVSFNQDKTSFTRMGSFRQATLTEKIVDPQSAIIAEPVPVRSVDNPFAVGRPKATNDMLIRQGSFRGFEKLQDSSPFKRTTSLRLSDLPSTLQRQNAITDTSPPRHPGAGVSEPIQEMSPTKEQEESISQLCKQLSQGLSALSNDDPFSSNFRSSQSNHTSPAFQKAPQQNTPHTAYTKQPAPQPGTQTNPWAPTWPQQTSTNPFSVPQGSVTNGVPQPPPRVQQHMRSHSIDSGEMSGFPRQYNKPSLSEMSGQRSFQQNGSAWSSSSAAAQSVDPFDVAWAAKTTSKQSNPFSAKV, from the exons ATGGAAAGATTAAAGAAAAGACTGAGTTTTCGGAAAAAGAAAGACCATGTACCAGAATGCTCAAAACCACATCAGTGGCAAGAAGATGAGAAAAAAGTTAGAGATGGAACATGTAGTTTTCAAGTGCGG TATTTAGGTTGTATGGAAGTGTATGAATCTAGGGGCATGCAGGTTTGTGAAGAAGCTGTTAAAACACTCAAGTCA CAATGTAAAGGAAAATACCAGAGAGCAATATTGTATGTATCTGGTGATGCATTACGAGTTGTGGATGAAATAAGCAAG aGCATGATTGTAGATCAGACTATAGAAAAGGTGTCGTTCTGTGCTCCAGATAGAAACCATGAGAAAGGATTTGCTTACATTTGTCGTGACGGAACAACACGACGATGGATGTGCCATGGCTTCTTGGCCGTCAAGGAGTCCGTAAGT ttCTTCAGAGGCAGACACAAAAATAGACGTTCT GGTGAAAGACTGAGCCATGCTGTGGGCTGCGCATTTGCTATATGTTTAGAACGTAAACAGAAAAGGGACAAAGATGTGACAACTAACGTTACAGTGTCCTTCAACCAAGACAAAACCAGTTTTACACGAATGGGATCCTTCCGTCAAGCTACCTTAACAGAAAAAATTGTTGACCCACAAAGTGCTATTATAGCTG aaCCTGTTCCTGTAAGATCAGTAGATAACCCTTTTGCGGTTGGGCGACCCAAAGCAACAAATGATATGTTGATAAGGCAGGGATCATTCAGAGGGTTTGAGAAGCTTCAAGATTCATCCCCTTTCAAAAGAACAACTTCACTACGTCTAAGTGACCTACCATCAACATTACAAAGACAAAACGCCATAACGGACACTTCACCTCCAAGACATCCTGGTGCTG GTGTAAGTGAACCAATACAAGAAATGTCACCAACAAAAGAACAAGAGGAATCTATATCTCAACTGTGTAAACAGTTGTCACAAGGGTTATCTGCCCTTAGTAATGATGATCCATTTTCCAGCAATTTTCGGTCTTCACAATCAAATCATACTTCACCTGCATTCCAGAAAGCACCACAACAAAATACTCCACACACAG CATATACAAAGCAACCAGCACCACAACCTGGTACCCAAACAAATCCTTGGGCTCCTACTTGGCCCCAACAGACTTCTACAAACCCCTTTTCTGTGCCTCAAGGATCTGTGACTAATGGTGTTCCACAACCTCCCCCAAGGGTACAACAACATATGCGTAGTCATTCCATAGACAGTGGGGAAATGTCAGGATTTCCCCGGCAATATAATAAACCATCACTTTCGGAAATGTCCGGTCAACGAAGTTTTCAACAAAATGGTAGTGCTTGGTCTTCATCGTCCGCGGCGGCACAAAGCGTAGACCCTTTCGATGTGGCATGGGCAGCTAAGACTACTAGTAAACAAAGTAATCCTTTTTCAGCAAAGGTTTAA
- the LOC139516372 gene encoding protein numb-like isoform X2: protein MERLKKRLSFRKKKDHVPECSKPHQWQEDEKKVRDGTCSFQVRYLGCMEVYESRGMQVCEEAVKTLKSQCKGKYQRAILYVSGDALRVVDEISKSMIVDQTIEKVSFCAPDRNHEKGFAYICRDGTTRRWMCHGFLAVKESFFRGRHKNRRSTKIQCVASLNNIRRGENYGERLSHAVGCAFAICLERKQKRDKDVTTNVTVSFNQDKTSFTRMGSFRQATLTEKIVDPQSAIIAEPVPVRSVDNPFAVGRPKATNDMLIRQGSFRGFEKLQDSSPFKRTTSLRLSDLPSTLQRQNAITDTSPPRHPGAGVSEPIQEMSPTKEQEESISQLCKQLSQGLSALSNDDPFSSNFRSSQSNHTSPAFQKAPQQNTPHTAYTKQPAPQPGTQTNPWAPTWPQQTSTNPFSVPQGSVTNGVPQPPPRVQQHMRSHSIDSGEMSGFPRQYNKPSLSEMSGQRSFQQNGSAWSSSSAAAQSVDPFDVAWAAKTTSKQSNPFSAKV, encoded by the exons ATGGAAAGATTAAAGAAAAGACTGAGTTTTCGGAAAAAGAAAGACCATGTACCAGAATGCTCAAAACCACATCAGTGGCAAGAAGATGAGAAAAAAGTTAGAGATGGAACATGTAGTTTTCAAGTGCGG TATTTAGGTTGTATGGAAGTGTATGAATCTAGGGGCATGCAGGTTTGTGAAGAAGCTGTTAAAACACTCAAGTCA CAATGTAAAGGAAAATACCAGAGAGCAATATTGTATGTATCTGGTGATGCATTACGAGTTGTGGATGAAATAAGCAAG aGCATGATTGTAGATCAGACTATAGAAAAGGTGTCGTTCTGTGCTCCAGATAGAAACCATGAGAAAGGATTTGCTTACATTTGTCGTGACGGAACAACACGACGATGGATGTGCCATGGCTTCTTGGCCGTCAAGGAGTCC ttCTTCAGAGGCAGACACAAAAATAGACGTTCT ACAAAGATTCAGTGTGTGGCCAGTCTCAACAATATTAGAAGAGGAGAAAATTAT GGTGAAAGACTGAGCCATGCTGTGGGCTGCGCATTTGCTATATGTTTAGAACGTAAACAGAAAAGGGACAAAGATGTGACAACTAACGTTACAGTGTCCTTCAACCAAGACAAAACCAGTTTTACACGAATGGGATCCTTCCGTCAAGCTACCTTAACAGAAAAAATTGTTGACCCACAAAGTGCTATTATAGCTG aaCCTGTTCCTGTAAGATCAGTAGATAACCCTTTTGCGGTTGGGCGACCCAAAGCAACAAATGATATGTTGATAAGGCAGGGATCATTCAGAGGGTTTGAGAAGCTTCAAGATTCATCCCCTTTCAAAAGAACAACTTCACTACGTCTAAGTGACCTACCATCAACATTACAAAGACAAAACGCCATAACGGACACTTCACCTCCAAGACATCCTGGTGCTG GTGTAAGTGAACCAATACAAGAAATGTCACCAACAAAAGAACAAGAGGAATCTATATCTCAACTGTGTAAACAGTTGTCACAAGGGTTATCTGCCCTTAGTAATGATGATCCATTTTCCAGCAATTTTCGGTCTTCACAATCAAATCATACTTCACCTGCATTCCAGAAAGCACCACAACAAAATACTCCACACACAG CATATACAAAGCAACCAGCACCACAACCTGGTACCCAAACAAATCCTTGGGCTCCTACTTGGCCCCAACAGACTTCTACAAACCCCTTTTCTGTGCCTCAAGGATCTGTGACTAATGGTGTTCCACAACCTCCCCCAAGGGTACAACAACATATGCGTAGTCATTCCATAGACAGTGGGGAAATGTCAGGATTTCCCCGGCAATATAATAAACCATCACTTTCGGAAATGTCCGGTCAACGAAGTTTTCAACAAAATGGTAGTGCTTGGTCTTCATCGTCCGCGGCGGCACAAAGCGTAGACCCTTTCGATGTGGCATGGGCAGCTAAGACTACTAGTAAACAAAGTAATCCTTTTTCAGCAAAGGTTTAA
- the LOC139516372 gene encoding protein numb-like isoform X1, with product MERLKKRLSFRKKKDHVPECSKPHQWQEDEKKVRDGTCSFQVRYLGCMEVYESRGMQVCEEAVKTLKSQCKGKYQRAILYVSGDALRVVDEISKSMIVDQTIEKVSFCAPDRNHEKGFAYICRDGTTRRWMCHGFLAVKESVSFFRGRHKNRRSTKIQCVASLNNIRRGENYGERLSHAVGCAFAICLERKQKRDKDVTTNVTVSFNQDKTSFTRMGSFRQATLTEKIVDPQSAIIAEPVPVRSVDNPFAVGRPKATNDMLIRQGSFRGFEKLQDSSPFKRTTSLRLSDLPSTLQRQNAITDTSPPRHPGAGVSEPIQEMSPTKEQEESISQLCKQLSQGLSALSNDDPFSSNFRSSQSNHTSPAFQKAPQQNTPHTAYTKQPAPQPGTQTNPWAPTWPQQTSTNPFSVPQGSVTNGVPQPPPRVQQHMRSHSIDSGEMSGFPRQYNKPSLSEMSGQRSFQQNGSAWSSSSAAAQSVDPFDVAWAAKTTSKQSNPFSAKV from the exons ATGGAAAGATTAAAGAAAAGACTGAGTTTTCGGAAAAAGAAAGACCATGTACCAGAATGCTCAAAACCACATCAGTGGCAAGAAGATGAGAAAAAAGTTAGAGATGGAACATGTAGTTTTCAAGTGCGG TATTTAGGTTGTATGGAAGTGTATGAATCTAGGGGCATGCAGGTTTGTGAAGAAGCTGTTAAAACACTCAAGTCA CAATGTAAAGGAAAATACCAGAGAGCAATATTGTATGTATCTGGTGATGCATTACGAGTTGTGGATGAAATAAGCAAG aGCATGATTGTAGATCAGACTATAGAAAAGGTGTCGTTCTGTGCTCCAGATAGAAACCATGAGAAAGGATTTGCTTACATTTGTCGTGACGGAACAACACGACGATGGATGTGCCATGGCTTCTTGGCCGTCAAGGAGTCCGTAAGT ttCTTCAGAGGCAGACACAAAAATAGACGTTCT ACAAAGATTCAGTGTGTGGCCAGTCTCAACAATATTAGAAGAGGAGAAAATTAT GGTGAAAGACTGAGCCATGCTGTGGGCTGCGCATTTGCTATATGTTTAGAACGTAAACAGAAAAGGGACAAAGATGTGACAACTAACGTTACAGTGTCCTTCAACCAAGACAAAACCAGTTTTACACGAATGGGATCCTTCCGTCAAGCTACCTTAACAGAAAAAATTGTTGACCCACAAAGTGCTATTATAGCTG aaCCTGTTCCTGTAAGATCAGTAGATAACCCTTTTGCGGTTGGGCGACCCAAAGCAACAAATGATATGTTGATAAGGCAGGGATCATTCAGAGGGTTTGAGAAGCTTCAAGATTCATCCCCTTTCAAAAGAACAACTTCACTACGTCTAAGTGACCTACCATCAACATTACAAAGACAAAACGCCATAACGGACACTTCACCTCCAAGACATCCTGGTGCTG GTGTAAGTGAACCAATACAAGAAATGTCACCAACAAAAGAACAAGAGGAATCTATATCTCAACTGTGTAAACAGTTGTCACAAGGGTTATCTGCCCTTAGTAATGATGATCCATTTTCCAGCAATTTTCGGTCTTCACAATCAAATCATACTTCACCTGCATTCCAGAAAGCACCACAACAAAATACTCCACACACAG CATATACAAAGCAACCAGCACCACAACCTGGTACCCAAACAAATCCTTGGGCTCCTACTTGGCCCCAACAGACTTCTACAAACCCCTTTTCTGTGCCTCAAGGATCTGTGACTAATGGTGTTCCACAACCTCCCCCAAGGGTACAACAACATATGCGTAGTCATTCCATAGACAGTGGGGAAATGTCAGGATTTCCCCGGCAATATAATAAACCATCACTTTCGGAAATGTCCGGTCAACGAAGTTTTCAACAAAATGGTAGTGCTTGGTCTTCATCGTCCGCGGCGGCACAAAGCGTAGACCCTTTCGATGTGGCATGGGCAGCTAAGACTACTAGTAAACAAAGTAATCCTTTTTCAGCAAAGGTTTAA
- the LOC139516372 gene encoding protein numb-like isoform X6, with protein sequence MERLKKRLSFRKKKDHVPECSKPHQWQEDEKKVRDGTCSFQVRYLGCMEVYESRGMQVCEEAVKTLKSQCKGKYQRAILYVSGDALRVVDEISKSMIVDQTIEKVSFCAPDRNHEKGFAYICRDGTTRRWMCHGFLAVKESGERLSHAVGCAFAICLERKQKRDKDVTTNVTVSFNQDKTSFTRMGSFRQATLTEKIVDPQSAIIAEPVPVRSVDNPFAVGRPKATNDMLIRQGSFRGFEKLQDSSPFKRTTSLRLSDLPSTLQRQNAITDTSPPRHPGAGVSEPIQEMSPTKEQEESISQLCKQLSQGLSALSNDDPFSSNFRSSQSNHTSPAFQKAPQQNTPHTAYTKQPAPQPGTQTNPWAPTWPQQTSTNPFSVPQGSVTNGVPQPPPRVQQHMRSHSIDSGEMSGFPRQYNKPSLSEMSGQRSFQQNGSAWSSSSAAAQSVDPFDVAWAAKTTSKQSNPFSAKV encoded by the exons ATGGAAAGATTAAAGAAAAGACTGAGTTTTCGGAAAAAGAAAGACCATGTACCAGAATGCTCAAAACCACATCAGTGGCAAGAAGATGAGAAAAAAGTTAGAGATGGAACATGTAGTTTTCAAGTGCGG TATTTAGGTTGTATGGAAGTGTATGAATCTAGGGGCATGCAGGTTTGTGAAGAAGCTGTTAAAACACTCAAGTCA CAATGTAAAGGAAAATACCAGAGAGCAATATTGTATGTATCTGGTGATGCATTACGAGTTGTGGATGAAATAAGCAAG aGCATGATTGTAGATCAGACTATAGAAAAGGTGTCGTTCTGTGCTCCAGATAGAAACCATGAGAAAGGATTTGCTTACATTTGTCGTGACGGAACAACACGACGATGGATGTGCCATGGCTTCTTGGCCGTCAAGGAGTCC GGTGAAAGACTGAGCCATGCTGTGGGCTGCGCATTTGCTATATGTTTAGAACGTAAACAGAAAAGGGACAAAGATGTGACAACTAACGTTACAGTGTCCTTCAACCAAGACAAAACCAGTTTTACACGAATGGGATCCTTCCGTCAAGCTACCTTAACAGAAAAAATTGTTGACCCACAAAGTGCTATTATAGCTG aaCCTGTTCCTGTAAGATCAGTAGATAACCCTTTTGCGGTTGGGCGACCCAAAGCAACAAATGATATGTTGATAAGGCAGGGATCATTCAGAGGGTTTGAGAAGCTTCAAGATTCATCCCCTTTCAAAAGAACAACTTCACTACGTCTAAGTGACCTACCATCAACATTACAAAGACAAAACGCCATAACGGACACTTCACCTCCAAGACATCCTGGTGCTG GTGTAAGTGAACCAATACAAGAAATGTCACCAACAAAAGAACAAGAGGAATCTATATCTCAACTGTGTAAACAGTTGTCACAAGGGTTATCTGCCCTTAGTAATGATGATCCATTTTCCAGCAATTTTCGGTCTTCACAATCAAATCATACTTCACCTGCATTCCAGAAAGCACCACAACAAAATACTCCACACACAG CATATACAAAGCAACCAGCACCACAACCTGGTACCCAAACAAATCCTTGGGCTCCTACTTGGCCCCAACAGACTTCTACAAACCCCTTTTCTGTGCCTCAAGGATCTGTGACTAATGGTGTTCCACAACCTCCCCCAAGGGTACAACAACATATGCGTAGTCATTCCATAGACAGTGGGGAAATGTCAGGATTTCCCCGGCAATATAATAAACCATCACTTTCGGAAATGTCCGGTCAACGAAGTTTTCAACAAAATGGTAGTGCTTGGTCTTCATCGTCCGCGGCGGCACAAAGCGTAGACCCTTTCGATGTGGCATGGGCAGCTAAGACTACTAGTAAACAAAGTAATCCTTTTTCAGCAAAGGTTTAA